In a single window of the Elaeis guineensis isolate ETL-2024a chromosome 8, EG11, whole genome shotgun sequence genome:
- the LOC105049722 gene encoding probable histidine kinase 3 — protein sequence MHLGLDLVLLFLMVCWWLFSEIPMTCIIYADIMERKAAFLGDKSKLWLGDKFLPRGWKSHLYNHYFGSKKVRETWWRKLLILWVVGWFLVSLWIFWLMNSQAVEKSRETLASMCDERARMLQDQFNVSMNHLQALAILVSTFHHSKEPSAIDQMTFARYAERTAFERPLTSGVAYAVKVLHSEREEFERQQGWTIKRMDCTEQSPARNDDSFPETQEISPAQDEYAPVIFAQDTYKHVISVDMLSGKEDRENILRARKSGKGVLTAPFQLLKSKRLGVILTYAVYKREIPSNATPVERIQAAIGYLGGIFDIEALVDKLLHQLASKQSIIVNVYDTTNPDEPIRMYGPNMTGTGIYHNSTLHFGDPLRKHEMHCRFKYKPPLPWLAITTSIGALVIALLIGYIFHATVNRIAKVEDDYREMMELKKRAEAADVAKSQFLATVSHEIRTPMNGVLGMLQMLMDTDLDITQQDYVRTAQESGKALVSLINEVLDQAKIESGKLELEAVRFDLRAVLDDVLSLFYGKSQEKGIELAVFVSDQVPEFLVGDSGRIRQIITNLMGNSIKFTEKGHIYVTVHLVEEMMNSLEVETEAQPVNTLSGFPVVDRRRSWESFKIFNQDLSMTELSFLSTSSDPINLIISVEDTGVGIPQEAQCRVFTPFMQVGPSISRIHGGTGIGLSISKCLVSLMKGEIGFVSEPQIGSTFTFTAILTRTCNNSNEYKSSEFQGMTALVVDHRPARAKVTRYHLRRLGIHAELASDLNQVLPRITNGTLMVNMVLVDKETWLKDANLWPLFISKLRKDDQTNIPKLFLLTNPSSSPKNSPASSAEYFSTTIMKPLRASMLQVSLHRAMGGGDRDNCRNGGVPRLSLHNLLHGKHILVVDDNIVNLRVAAGALKKYGAEVTCAESGKKAIAMLKPPHKFDACFMDIQMPEMDGFEATKRIREMENDLNDRIQHGEVSLEAYGNVLHWQTPILAMTADVIQATQEECLRCGMDGYVSKPFEGEQLYREVARFFKTTMKKTQ from the exons ATGCATTTGGGCTTGGATTTGGTGTTACTGTTTTTGATGGTATGTTGGTGGCTATTCTCTGAGATCCCCATGACTTGTATCATTTATGCTGATATAATGGAGCGGAAGGCTGCTTTCCTTGGTGATAAGAGCAAGCTCTGGTTGGGAGACAAATTCCTGCCCCGAGGCTGGAAGAGTCATCTTTATAACCACTACTTTGGGTCGAAGAAGGTCAGAGAAACATGGTGGAGGAAGCTTCTGATTTTGTGGGTGGTTGGTTGGTTCTTAGTGTCTCTGTGGATCTTCTGGTTGATGAACTCCCAGGCTGTCGAGAAGAGTAGGGAGACGCTTGCTAGCATGTGCGACGAGCGTGCTCGGATGCTTCAGGACCAGTTCAATGTGAGCATGAACCATCTTCAGGCGTTGGCAATTCTTGTCTCAACGTTTCATCATTCCAAGGAGCCATCTGCCATTGATCAG ATGACTTTTGCAAGATATGCAGAAAGAACTGCTTTTGAGAGGCCGCTGACGAGCGGTGTGGCTTATGCTGTGAAGGTTCTGCATTCTGAAAGAGAAGAGTTTGAGAGGCAACAAGGATGGACTATCAAGAGAATGGACTGCACAGAGCAATCCCCAGCTCGTAATGATGACTCGTTCCCTGAGACCCAGGAGATATCACCAGCGCAAGATGAATATGCTCCTGTCATCTTTGCCCAAGATACCTATAAGCATGTGATATCTGTGGATATGTTATCTGGAAAG GAGGATCGTGAAAACATTCTACGAGCTAGGAAATCTGGGAAGGGAGTCCTAACTGCTCCTTTTCAGCTGCTAAAATCAAAACGCCTTGGGGTTATTCTGACATATGCAGTGTACAAAAGAGAAATTCCTTCAAATGCAACACCTGTGGAACGTATCCAAGCAGCCATAGG ATACTTAGGAGGAATCTTTGATATAGAAGCGCTGGTAGATAAATTACTTCACCAACTTGCTAGTAAGCAATCCATTATTGTCAATGTGTATGATACCACCAATCCTGACGAACCAATCAGGATGTATGGTCCAAACATGACCGGTACTGGTATTTACCATAACAGCACCCTTCACTTTGGCGATCCATTAAGAAAGCATGAGATGCATTGCAG GTTCAAATACAAGCCACCATTGCCATGGCTTGCCATAACAACATCAATCGGAGCTCTTGTGATTGCCTTACTAATTGGATATATTTTTCATGCTACTGTCAACCGCATTGCTAAAGTGGAAGATGATTACCGGGAGATGATGGAACTCAAAAAACGTGCAGAAGCAGCAGATGTTGCAAAATCTCAG TTCTTGGCCACTGTATCTCATGAAATCAGAACTCCGATGAATGGAGTTTTAG GGATGCTGCAAATGCTTATGGATACTGATCTGGATATCACACAGCAAGATTATGTGAGAACAGCCCAAGAAAGTGGAAAAGCTCTTGTATCACTTATAAATGAGGTTCTGGATCAGGCAAAGATTGAATCCGGCAAGCTTGAGCTTGAGGCTGTCAGATTTGACTTGCGAGCAGTTCTGGATGATGTCTTGTCACTTTTCTATGGAAAGTCCCAGGAAAAAGGAATAGAG TTGGCAGTTTTTGTTTCTGATCAAGTTCCCGAATTTCTTGTCGGTGATTCTGGAAGAATCCGGCAAATCATCACAAATCTCATGGGAAATTCCATAAAA TTCACAGAGAAAGGGCATATTTATGTGACTGTTCATCTTGTCGAAGAGATGATGAATTCATTGGAAGTGGAAACAGAAGCTCAGCCGGTGAATACCTTGAGTGGTTTTCCTGTGGTGGATAGAAGACGCAGCTGGGAGAGCTTTAAGATATTCAATCAGGATTTGTCTATGACTGAGCTGTCTTTTCTGTCAACCTCTTCGGATCCTATTAACCTAATCATATCTGTTGAAGATACAGGGGTGGGAATCCCTCAAGAAGCCCAGTGTCGGGTGTTCACCCCTTTTATGCAGGTAGGCCCATCAATTTCACGCATTCATGGGGGCACTGGCATTGGACTTAGCATCAGTAAATGTTTGGTTAGTCTCATGAAGGGAGAGATTGGATTTGTGAGTGAACCCCAGATCGGTTCCACTTTCACCTTTACTGCTATCCTTACGAGAACATGCAACAATTCAAACGAGTACAAATCATCCGAATTTCAAGGGATGACTGCATTAGTGGTCGACCACAGACCGGCCCGTGCAAAGGTCACAAGGTACCATCTCCGGAGGCTTGGTATTCATGCTGAACTAGCCAGTGACCTAAACCAAGTTCTTCCCAGAATAACTAATGGAACATTAATGGTAAACATGGTTCTTGTCGACAAGGAAACATGGCTGAAGGATGCTAATCTCTGGCCTCTTTTTATTAGCAAATTAAGGAAGGATGACCAGACAAATATTCCAAAACTTTTTCTATTAACAAATCCTAGCAGTTCTCCCAAAAACAGTCCCGCTAGCTCTGCAGAATATTTTTCAACTACAATCATGAAGCCACTCAGAGCGAGCATGTTACAAGTATCTCTGCACCGAGCTATGGGTGGTGGAGACCGGGACAATTGCCGAAATGGAGGAGTGCCTCGATTGTCATTGCACAATCTTCTTCATGGGAAGCATATTCTGGTTGTGGATGATAATATCGTGAATCTAAGAGTAGCTGCCGGTGCTTTGAAGAAGTATGGAGCTGAAGTAACTTGTGCAGAGAGTGGGAAGAAGGCAATAGCAATGCTCAAGCCACCACACAAATTTGATGCTTGTTTCATGGATATTCAGATGCCAGAAATGGATGG ATTTGAAGCTACCAAAAGGATACGAGAGATGGAAAATGATCTGAATGATCGAATACAACATGGGGAAGTGTCACTAGAAGCTTATGGAAATGTCTTGCATTGGCAGACTCCCATATTGGCCATGACGGCAGATGTGATCCAGGCAACACAGGAGGAGTGCCTAAGGTGTGGAATGGATGGCTATGTATCAAAGCCATTTGAAGGAGAACAACTGTACAGAGAAGTAGCTCGCTTTTTCAAAACCACCATGAAGAAAACTCAATAG